The genome window AAGTGAGATATATGCCGTTGTCGATAATGTTGAAAAAGGCAAAGATTACCTGAAGAGCTTTTATTCTGCTTTCTTTAATGTAAATTATCAAGAAATTGAGGATTATATTGAAGTTAGATTACGAGATAATGTTGTCAGGCATATATTTGAAGTGGCATGTGGATTTCAATCACTTGTTTTAGGAGAAGATCAGATTCTTGGTCAAGTAAAAGATTCTTATAATACAGCTTTAAAGAATGAAGCTACAGGTAAGTTTCTTAATAGGCTCTTTATAGACAGTATTACTTCTGCTAAAAAGATAAAAACAATGACGGGGATCTCAGAAAATCAGATTTCTGTGAGTTCTATCGGGGTAAAGCTGATTGACCAGAAATTAAACGGTATATCTGGCAAGAGTGCTCTGGTGATCGGGCTTGGAGAAATGAGCAGAATAGCTGTTCAGAATATGCTTGATAGACAAATTGGCAAGATTTTTGTGACAAATAGAACCAGAAGAAAAGTCACTGATTTTGCTAAAGAGTTTTCTGGAATAATTGAAATTGATTTTAAAGATCGTTATGAGGTAATGGGTGATGTGGATATTATTGTCAGCTGCACATCTGCGCCACATTTTATAGTTACAAAAGAAATATTTTCTCAATATTACAGAAACCAGCCTATATGTATTCTTGATCTTGCTATTCCGAGGGATGTGGAACCTGATATTCAAGAAATGCCCGGAGTTGAGTTATATAGAATTGATGATCTTGAAAAAATCGCTCAGGAAAATATCGAAAAACGTCTTTCTGCCAAAGAAAAAGGCGAAAAAATACTAAATCATGATATTAGAAAATACATTAACTGGGTAGAAGAGGCTAAATTAATAGACATAATCGTCTCTATTCAGAACAATTCTCAGGAAATTATGTCTAAAGAACTTCAGGAATTGCGTAAAAAGTTAGATGGTATTGATGAAAAGCAAATGCAGATAATAGAAAAAGCGTTTTATAGTTTTGCAAAGTCTTTCACCCATCAGCCTATGGTTAAATTAAAAGAGTTTGTGAAAGAAAGTCCAAAATATGATAATTCTGACATTTTGGAGATAGAGGAAGATAAATAATGGCACAGTATTACCCGATAATGCTGAATATTACTGATAAAAACTGCATTGTAATTGGCGGGGGTAATATTGCTTGTCGTAAGGTAAAGTCTTTATTGGAATATAGTGCTCGAGTAACTGTTATAAGCAGTAATTTATGCAACGAACTTGAAAATCTTAAATATAAAATTAAATGGATATCCAGAAATTATGAGATTGGTGATTTAACCAATGCTTATCTTGTATTTGCTGCTACTGATAATCAAGAAGTAAATAAGCAAATATCCGAAGAAGCAAATAAGAAGGGTATTCCTGTTAATATTGCTGATATTCCTGAATTATGTGATTTTATAGTACCTTCTAAGGTAGAGCAGGGTGATTTGACTATTGCTATTTCTACTAATGGTAAGAGCCCAGCGTTAGCAAAGAAAGTTCGCATTGAATTAGAAGAAAAATATGGCTCACATTATGCTGAATTTCTTAATATTATGAGTGAAGTGCGACAACAGAGTATGCAAGAAATTCCAGATGGAGAAAAAAGAGAAGCTTTATATAACGAGTTAGTTTATTCAGATATATTAAATAATCTGAGAAAAGGTGAAGTAGACCTGGCAAGAAAAGAAGTTTACAATATTTTTGAGAAGTATAAAACTGAAAGATAGCTATGAAGAAAATTACTGTCGGAACAAGAGGAAGTAAATTAGCTTTAACCCAAACCGGTATGGTAATTGATGATCTGAAAAAAGCTCATCCCGGGCTAAAGGTTGATATTAAAATAATTACAACTACAGGCGATAAGATTCTTGATAAAGAGTTAAGTAAAATTGGCGGTAAGGGGCTTTTTATTAAGGAAATTGAAGAAGCATTATTAGCTAAAGAAATTGATTTTGCTGTGCATAGTATGAAAGATGTCCCTCATACCTTGCCTGAAGAGTTCCAAATAGGGGCTATTCTAAAAAGAGAAGATCCAAGAGATGTTTTAATTTGCAGAGATAATTATGATCTTAATAATTTGCCTGCTGGAGCACGAATAGGAACAGGTAGTTTAAGAAGGATGCTTCAGCTAAAGGCATTACGCAGCGATCTTGTATTCCTTCCAATTCGAGGGAATATTGATACTAGAGTGGGTAAGCTTGCGAGAAATGAGTTTGATGCTATAGTACTTGCAGCAGCTGGATTAAAGCGAATGGGCTGGCAAGGTAATGATGAGTTTTTAAAAACGTTTTTGAAAGAAGAGTCAAATATAGACTTTAATGTCAGCTATTTAGAATTGGATAAATATATTCCATCAGTTGGTCAGGGAGCTTTAGCGATTGAGCTTAGAAAAAATGATCAAGAGACTTTCAATATTGTTAAAGTTTTACATCATGAAATAGACGCTAAATGTGTCCTTGCTGAGAGAGCATTCCTGAAAGAAGTTGATGGAGGCTGTGAAATTCCAATTGGTGCTCATTGTAAAGCTGAAGGGAATCAAATAACTATAGATGGATTTGTTGGAGATGAAGAAAAAAATGAGATCTATAGAGATAAATTAATAGGTAATATTGATGATTACGACAAATTAGGGACACAATTAGCTAAAAATGTCTTAAATCTTCAGAAAAATAGTCAATAAGGGATAAAAATATGGAGAATAAAGTTTATTTACTGGGAGCCGGACCGGGTGATGAAGGATTAATTACTGTTAAAGGCTTAGAATGTATTAAAAATGCTGATGTAATTGTTTATGACAATCTAGTAAATGAAAATTTGCTCTCTTTTGCTAAAGATACAGTAGAAAAAATTTATGTTGGCAAAAAAATAAATCAGCATACGCTGGTTCAGGATGAAATAAATAAATTATTGGTGCAAAAGGCCAAAGAAGGTAAAACAGTAGTAAGANNNNNNNNNNNNNNNNNNNNNNNNNNNNNNNNGTACCGGGTATTTCTTCTTCTATAGCAGCTCTTGCTTATGCAGGAATTCCTATTACTCACCGTGCAATTAGCACATCATTTCACGTAATTACTGGGCATGAAGACCCAACCAAAGAAGAAGAATCAGTTGATTATCAAGCTTTAGCGCAATTAAAAGGAACTCTGGTCTTCTTAATGGGATTGAACAATCTAGGAAAAATTTGCTCACAATTACTGAAATATGGTAAATCTTCCGACACTCCAGCGGCTGTTGTATCAAAAGGAACTACATCAGAGCAGAAAGTTGCTGTAGGAACACTGGATAATATAGAACAAAAACTTGATAATATTACCTATCCGGCTATTATTGTGGTTGGAGATGTTATAAATCTTAGAGAATCCTTAAATTGGTTTGAAAATAAGCCTTTATTTGGCAGAAAAATTCTTGTGACAAGAGCCAGACATCAGGCAAGTGCATTGGTGAAAAAAATAGAAGAAGCTGGTGGCAGGGCTATAGAGTTTCCGACTATAGAAATTCAGTCAAATGATAATGATAGTCAGTTAAAACAAATGTTTGACAGTTTAAATAATTATCAATGGGTAATATTTACCAGTGTTAATGGAGTTGAAATATTCTTTGAGAAATTAAAGTCTAATGATAAAGATATAAGAACTATTGGACAGGCTAAACTTTGTGCTATTGGTGAAGCAACTAGGCAGGCTCTTGAAAATTACTATTTAAAGGTTGATTTTACTCCGCATGAATATGTTGCAGAGGCTCTGGTTGAAGGATTGAAAGAAAGAATCAAAGCTGGAGATAAAGTATTAATACCAAGAGCTGATGTGGCCAGAGAAATATTACCTGATCAATTAAAAGAAATGTGTGCTGTAGTTGATGTTGTGCCTCTATACAAAACAGTGCTGCCTAATAGATCAGCTGAAGAATTAAAAGATATTCTTGATAAAGTAGATACAATTACCTTTGCTAGTTCTTCTACAGTGACAAATTTCATTCAAATATTAGGTAGAGAGAACTTGCATCTATTAGATAATAAAGAAATTGCTTGTATTGGCCCAATCACATTAGATACGGCACGAGAAAATGGGCTAAAATCAATTAAAATGGCTAAAAAATATACTATTGACGGATTAGTGAGTTTATTAATGGAGAAATAATATGATTCATAGAGGTCGAAGATTAAGGATAAACCCTGGAATCCGTAGTATGGTGAGAGAAACTCATTTACAAATTGAAAATCTTATTTATCCTCTGTTTTTAGTTGAGGGAAACGGTATAAAAAAAGAAATCTCTGCTTTAAAAGGGCAGTATCATTTGTCTATAGATAAGCTCGACGAGGAATTAGATGAAATCGTCAGCCTTGGAATACCGGCAGTATTATTATTTGGCTTACCTGCATATAAAGATGATCTAGCAAGCAGTGCATACGATGAAGATGGAATTGTACAAAAAGGTGTTCGCAAAATTAAGCAAAAACACCCTCAATTAGTGGTTATTACGGACGTATGCCTCTGTCAGTATACTTCTCACGGTCATTGTGGAGTTCTTGAAAATGGAGTTGTTCTCAATGATCCTTCTGTAGAACTAATAGCTAAAACTGCTTTATCCCACGTAAAAGCAGGGGCTGATATGGTAGCTCCATCTGATATGATGGATGGTCGTATAGCAGCTATTAGAGATTTACTCGATCTTGAAGGATATGAATATATCCCAATTATGTCTTATAGTGTTAAATACGCTTCAAGTTTCTATGGGCCATTTAGAGAAGTAGCTGATTCTTCTCCAAAATCAGGAGACAGAAAGAGCTATCAGATGGATTCGGCTAATACTAATGAAGCAATTAGAGAAGCAGAAGCGGATTTGCTTGAAGGTGCAGATATTTTAATGGTTAAGCCTGCTATG of Candidatus Melainabacteria bacterium RIFOXYA2_FULL_32_9 contains these proteins:
- a CDS encoding glutamyl-tRNA reductase — translated: MTGVDHKRCPIEIREKVSFTHINIDAAYAKLKQDNTIQEAVILSTCNRSEIYAVVDNVEKGKDYLKSFYSAFFNVNYQEIEDYIEVRLRDNVVRHIFEVACGFQSLVLGEDQILGQVKDSYNTALKNEATGKFLNRLFIDSITSAKKIKTMTGISENQISVSSIGVKLIDQKLNGISGKSALVIGLGEMSRIAVQNMLDRQIGKIFVTNRTRRKVTDFAKEFSGIIEIDFKDRYEVMGDVDIIVSCTSAPHFIVTKEIFSQYYRNQPICILDLAIPRDVEPDIQEMPGVELYRIDDLEKIAQENIEKRLSAKEKGEKILNHDIRKYINWVEEAKLIDIIVSIQNNSQEIMSKELQELRKKLDGIDEKQMQIIEKAFYSFAKSFTHQPMVKLKEFVKESPKYDNSDILEIEEDK
- a CDS encoding hydroxymethylbilane synthase, whose translation is MKKITVGTRGSKLALTQTGMVIDDLKKAHPGLKVDIKIITTTGDKILDKELSKIGGKGLFIKEIEEALLAKEIDFAVHSMKDVPHTLPEEFQIGAILKREDPRDVLICRDNYDLNNLPAGARIGTGSLRRMLQLKALRSDLVFLPIRGNIDTRVGKLARNEFDAIVLAAAGLKRMGWQGNDEFLKTFLKEESNIDFNVSYLELDKYIPSVGQGALAIELRKNDQETFNIVKVLHHEIDAKCVLAERAFLKEVDGGCEIPIGAHCKAEGNQITIDGFVGDEEKNEIYRDKLIGNIDDYDKLGTQLAKNVLNLQKNSQ
- a CDS encoding delta-aminolevulinic acid dehydratase, which encodes MIHRGRRLRINPGIRSMVRETHLQIENLIYPLFLVEGNGIKKEISALKGQYHLSIDKLDEELDEIVSLGIPAVLLFGLPAYKDDLASSAYDEDGIVQKGVRKIKQKHPQLVVITDVCLCQYTSHGHCGVLENGVVLNDPSVELIAKTALSHVKAGADMVAPSDMMDGRIAAIRDLLDLEGYEYIPIMSYSVKYASSFYGPFREVADSSPKSGDRKSYQMDSANTNEAIREAEADLLEGADILMVKPAMSYQDVIYRLKQNFDCPIAAYNVSGEYAMIKSAAGQNLLDEKSAVLEALTGIKRSGADLIITYFAKDVARWLRGNYETR